The Comamonas sp. GB3 AK4-5 genome includes a region encoding these proteins:
- a CDS encoding N-acetyltransferase: MSAAATPQATELRIDVMLPLVEGELEALYERLYQPGSKLYGLERRPLHDPQFVLRWREVDGEWFAYVEDVANACLAGYTVFNRLVEVDKRTDRRVRSPHSRFAPAYQRRGIASALYQQVLDQGVCLLSGARQSPGAHGLWNRLARSYADHYVAIADDKSLQYLGASMPQDAVLDQLSTRRLLLGAGWELEEFAQVVRMG; this comes from the coding sequence ATGAGCGCAGCTGCCACACCGCAGGCCACCGAGCTGCGCATCGACGTCATGCTGCCGCTGGTGGAGGGCGAGCTGGAAGCGCTGTATGAGCGCCTGTACCAGCCGGGCAGCAAGCTTTACGGGCTGGAGCGTCGCCCTCTGCATGACCCGCAGTTTGTGCTGCGCTGGCGCGAGGTTGATGGCGAGTGGTTTGCCTATGTGGAGGATGTGGCCAACGCCTGCCTGGCGGGCTATACGGTGTTCAATCGCCTGGTGGAGGTGGACAAGCGCACCGACCGCCGCGTGCGCTCGCCCCATTCGCGTTTTGCGCCGGCCTACCAGCGCCGGGGCATTGCCAGTGCGCTCTACCAGCAGGTGCTGGACCAAGGGGTGTGCCTGCTCAGCGGGGCACGCCAGTCACCGGGTGCCCATGGCCTGTGGAACCGGCTGGCACGCAGCTATGCCGACCATTACGTGGCCATTGCCGACGACAAATCGTTGCAGTATCTGGGCGCCAGCATGCCGCAGGACGCAGTGCTGGACCAACTGAGCACCCGCCGCCTGTTGTTGGGCGCGGGCTGGGAGCTGGAGGAGTTTGCCCAGGTGGTACGCATGGGCTAA
- a CDS encoding phosphoglycerate kinase, whose translation MNILRFSDLCAQGKVQGQRVFIRADLNVPLNDAGQITEDTRVRASVPAIEMALKAGAAVMVTSHLGRPTEGEFKPQDSLAPVAQRLAELLGREVPLVANWVDGVQVAPGQVVLLENCRVNVGEKKNKPELAQKLAKLCDIFVNDAFGTAHRAEGTTYGIAEYAPIACAGPLLSAEIDALNKALAAPARPLAAIVAGSKVSTKLTILKSLADKVDQLIVGGGIANTFMLAAGLKIGKSLAEPDLVADAKAVIDAMAARGAKVPVPTDVVTAKTFAADAPATVKKATEVEDDDMILDIGPETAALLAEQLKKAGTIVWNGPVGVFEFDQFANGTKVIAQAIAESPAFSIAGGGDTLAAIAKYGIEKDVGYISTGGGAFLEVLEGKTLPAFEILQKRAKG comes from the coding sequence ATGAATATTCTTCGCTTCTCCGACCTGTGTGCCCAAGGCAAAGTCCAAGGCCAGCGCGTTTTCATCCGTGCCGATCTGAACGTGCCATTGAACGATGCCGGCCAGATTACCGAAGACACACGCGTGCGCGCCTCGGTGCCGGCCATTGAGATGGCACTCAAGGCCGGTGCGGCCGTGATGGTCACCAGCCACCTGGGCCGCCCCACGGAGGGCGAGTTCAAGCCACAGGATTCGCTGGCCCCCGTGGCCCAGCGCCTGGCCGAGTTGCTGGGCCGTGAAGTGCCCCTGGTGGCCAACTGGGTGGATGGCGTGCAGGTCGCGCCCGGCCAGGTCGTGCTGCTGGAGAACTGCCGCGTCAACGTGGGCGAGAAAAAGAACAAGCCCGAGCTGGCCCAAAAGCTGGCCAAGCTCTGCGACATCTTTGTCAACGACGCTTTCGGCACAGCCCACCGTGCCGAAGGCACGACCTATGGCATTGCCGAGTACGCCCCCATCGCCTGCGCCGGCCCGCTGCTGTCGGCCGAGATCGATGCCCTGAACAAGGCCCTGGCCGCGCCCGCACGCCCGCTGGCCGCCATCGTCGCCGGCTCCAAGGTCTCGACCAAGCTGACCATTTTGAAGAGCCTGGCCGACAAGGTGGACCAGCTCATCGTGGGCGGCGGCATTGCCAACACCTTCATGCTGGCCGCCGGCCTCAAAATCGGCAAATCCCTGGCCGAGCCCGACCTGGTGGCCGATGCCAAGGCCGTGATCGACGCCATGGCTGCACGCGGCGCCAAGGTGCCCGTGCCCACCGATGTGGTCACCGCCAAGACCTTTGCTGCCGACGCCCCCGCCACGGTGAAGAAGGCCACTGAGGTCGAAGACGACGACATGATTCTGGACATCGGCCCCGAAACCGCAGCCCTGCTGGCCGAACAGCTGAAGAAGGCCGGCACCATCGTCTGGAACGGCCCCGTGGGCGTGTTCGAGTTCGACCAGTTCGCCAATGGCACCAAGGTGATTGCGCAGGCGATTGCCGAGTCCCCCGCCTTCAGCATTGCCGGCGGTGGCGACACCCTGGCCGCCATTGCCAAGTACGGCATCGAAAAAGACGTGGGCTACATCTCCACCGGCGGCGGCGCCTTCCTGGAAGTGCTGGAAGGCAAGACCTTGCCCGCCTTCGAGATCCTGCAAAAGCGCGCCAAGGGTTAA
- a CDS encoding exopolysaccharide biosynthesis protein, giving the protein MLSHLLTTLIDDIEGDTVTLQALLEASGRQGMLLICALSSLPFLIPVSIPGVSTVFGAAIVLLACALFLHRLPWLPRRILDRPLDAAKLKPVLRKGVGVVSKIDRWVRPRWMALTNRTMLRVNSAVLAFGGLLLMAPLGPIPFSNTAPAVGILLLTVGLVQRDGLCVLLGYLGLVLSVAYFSVLGYLAWTGGSYLLG; this is encoded by the coding sequence ATGCTGAGCCATTTGCTCACCACGCTCATCGACGATATCGAGGGTGACACCGTCACTCTGCAGGCGCTGTTGGAGGCCAGTGGCCGCCAGGGCATGTTGCTGATCTGTGCGCTGTCGTCGCTGCCGTTTTTGATTCCGGTGTCGATTCCCGGTGTGTCAACGGTATTCGGGGCAGCCATTGTGCTGCTGGCCTGTGCGCTGTTCCTCCATCGCCTGCCCTGGCTGCCGCGCCGCATTCTGGACAGGCCGTTGGATGCGGCCAAGCTCAAGCCCGTGTTGCGAAAGGGTGTGGGCGTGGTCAGCAAGATCGATCGTTGGGTGCGGCCGCGCTGGATGGCGCTGACGAACCGGACCATGCTGCGCGTCAACAGCGCGGTGCTGGCTTTTGGCGGCCTGTTGCTGATGGCACCGCTGGGGCCGATCCCGTTTTCCAACACCGCGCCGGCCGTGGGCATCTTGCTGCTCACAGTGGGCCTGGTGCAGCGCGATGGCCTGTGCGTGCTACTGGGCTACCTGGGCCTGGTGCTGAGCGTGGCGTATTTCAGCGTGCTGGGTTATCTGGCCTGGACCGGGGGCAGCTACCTGTTGGGCTAA
- a CDS encoding Hcp family type VI secretion system effector, translating to MPTPAYISIHGKTQGHITQGAFTSDSVGNVYQEGHEDQILVQEIEHLIATPTDPQSGQPSGQRVHKPFVFTAPLNKATPLLYQALASGEMLPEVEVKWYRTSVEGKQEHFFTTKLEDATIVNINTVLPHAQDPSKSEYTQLVKVSMAYRKITWTHAIAGTEASDDWRKPQEA from the coding sequence ATGCCAACTCCCGCCTACATCAGCATCCATGGCAAGACCCAGGGCCATATCACCCAGGGGGCCTTCACCTCCGACTCCGTGGGCAACGTCTACCAGGAAGGCCATGAAGACCAGATCCTGGTGCAGGAAATCGAGCACCTGATCGCCACCCCCACCGACCCGCAAAGCGGCCAACCTTCGGGCCAGCGCGTGCACAAGCCCTTTGTCTTCACCGCCCCGCTGAACAAGGCCACGCCGCTGCTCTACCAGGCCCTGGCTTCCGGCGAAATGCTGCCCGAGGTCGAGGTCAAGTGGTACCGCACCTCGGTGGAAGGCAAGCAAGAGCACTTCTTCACCACCAAGCTCGAAGACGCCACCATCGTCAACATCAACACCGTGCTGCCCCACGCCCAGGACCCCAGCAAGTCCGAGTACACCCAGCTGGTCAAGGTATCCATGGCCTACCGCAAGATCACCTGGACCCACGCCATTGCCGGTACCGAGGCCTCGGACGACTGGCGCAAGCCCCAGGAAGCCTGA
- a CDS encoding cysteine hydrolase family protein, which produces MTTIAVLTIDVQRGLFETMPPPGDAMGTVERINRVMAHARTMGCPVVLVQHAGTALAPQSEGWRLLPALQTTAEDLRVGKTTPDAFQGTDLDALLRQRGITELVVTGYASEFCIDTTVRRAAALGYAVTLVADAHTTHDKPHATAEQIRTHENATLPAITSFGPRIRAVPTAGWMASVG; this is translated from the coding sequence ATGACCACCATTGCCGTGCTGACGATTGATGTGCAGCGAGGACTTTTTGAAACCATGCCCCCACCTGGCGATGCCATGGGCACGGTGGAGCGTATCAATCGGGTCATGGCCCATGCGCGGACCATGGGCTGCCCCGTGGTCCTGGTGCAGCATGCGGGGACTGCGCTGGCTCCGCAATCGGAGGGCTGGCGGCTGCTGCCAGCGCTGCAAACCACAGCGGAAGACTTGCGGGTAGGCAAGACCACGCCCGATGCTTTTCAGGGCACAGATCTGGATGCCTTGCTGCGCCAGCGCGGCATCACCGAACTCGTGGTCACGGGCTATGCCAGCGAGTTTTGCATAGACACCACGGTGCGTCGCGCCGCAGCCCTGGGCTATGCCGTGACGCTGGTGGCAGATGCCCACACCACACACGACAAGCCCCATGCCACAGCGGAGCAAATCCGCACCCACGAAAATGCCACGCTGCCCGCCATCACCAGCTTTGGCCCCCGTATTCGCGCGGTCCCTACAGCCGGCTGGATGGCCAGCGTCGGTTGA
- a CDS encoding DMT family transporter, which produces MPRFTPRQLVLLVLLTVVWGLNWPIMKVGVAHFPPLTFRMIAMWLAVPVLALVLWQQKAPWTVPRAAWGKLALLTLTNMLLWHCLMILSMPLLSSGRAAILGYTMPIFSAVIGVVVFGEHLAGRAWAGVAAAALGVVLLLWHAVASLGSPLGVALILTAAAGWAMGTQLLRRTDMPVPLMTLSFWMVLLTAIFLSLLSTLFERQLWHWPDHTALVTILYNGPLAIGFAQVTWFFLARTLPPVASTLSVMLIPVIGVFSGAWWLGEQLRWQDWAAVALIMLAIASVLWPKRA; this is translated from the coding sequence CTGCCCCGCTTTACCCCCCGCCAACTCGTTTTACTGGTGCTGCTCACCGTGGTCTGGGGCCTGAACTGGCCCATCATGAAAGTGGGCGTGGCGCATTTCCCCCCGCTCACCTTCCGCATGATTGCCATGTGGCTGGCCGTGCCGGTGCTGGCGCTGGTGCTGTGGCAGCAAAAAGCGCCATGGACGGTGCCGCGCGCGGCCTGGGGCAAGCTGGCCCTGCTGACGTTGACGAATATGCTGCTGTGGCACTGCCTGATGATTCTGTCCATGCCGCTGCTGTCCAGCGGGCGAGCCGCCATCCTGGGCTACACCATGCCCATCTTCTCGGCCGTGATTGGCGTGGTGGTGTTTGGCGAGCACCTGGCCGGCCGGGCCTGGGCCGGCGTGGCCGCCGCCGCCCTGGGCGTGGTGCTGCTGCTGTGGCATGCCGTGGCCTCGCTGGGCAGCCCGCTGGGCGTGGCCCTGATTCTGACGGCCGCCGCCGGCTGGGCCATGGGCACCCAGCTGCTGCGCCGCACGGACATGCCCGTGCCCTTGATGACGCTGTCGTTCTGGATGGTGCTGCTCACCGCCATCTTCCTGAGCCTGCTGTCCACGCTGTTCGAGCGCCAGCTGTGGCACTGGCCGGACCACACGGCCCTGGTCACCATCCTCTACAACGGCCCGCTGGCCATTGGCTTTGCCCAGGTGACCTGGTTCTTCCTGGCCCGCACCCTGCCACCCGTGGCCTCCACGCTGAGCGTGATGCTCATCCCCGTGATCGGCGTGTTCAGCGGCGCCTGGTGGCTGGGCGAGCAATTGCGCTGGCAGGACTGGGCCGCCGTGGCACTGATCATGCTGGCCATTGCGTCGGTGCTGTGGCCTAAAAGGGCTTGA
- the pyrF gene encoding orotidine-5'-phosphate decarboxylase produces MNFLDMLRDASTRNDSMLCVGLDPEPSRFPAAMRGDASKIYDFCAAIVDATHDLVNSFKPQIAYFAAHRAEDQLEKLMAHMRAVAPHVPVILDAKRGDIGSTAEQYAKEAFERYGADAVTLSPFMGFDSITPYLKYKGKGAFLLCRTSNPGGDDLQAQRMADLPGQPAMFEHVAKLAQGPWNTNGQLGLVVGATRPHEIERVRAVAPSLPLLIPGVGAQGGDAVATVKAARIGGGPIIINSSRAILYASQGEDFAAAARKAALDTRATLQAAARS; encoded by the coding sequence ATGAATTTTCTCGACATGCTGCGCGACGCGTCCACGCGCAATGACTCCATGCTGTGCGTGGGTCTGGACCCCGAACCCAGCCGCTTTCCTGCGGCCATGCGGGGCGACGCGTCGAAGATTTACGATTTCTGCGCCGCCATCGTCGATGCCACCCACGATCTGGTAAACAGCTTCAAGCCCCAGATTGCCTACTTCGCCGCCCACCGCGCCGAAGACCAGCTGGAAAAGCTGATGGCCCATATGCGCGCCGTGGCCCCCCATGTGCCGGTGATTCTGGATGCCAAGCGCGGCGATATCGGCTCCACGGCCGAGCAGTACGCCAAGGAGGCCTTCGAGCGCTACGGCGCCGACGCCGTGACCCTGTCGCCCTTCATGGGTTTTGACTCGATCACGCCCTATCTGAAGTACAAGGGCAAGGGCGCCTTCCTGCTGTGCCGCACCTCCAACCCCGGTGGCGACGATCTGCAGGCCCAGCGCATGGCCGATCTGCCGGGCCAGCCCGCCATGTTCGAGCATGTGGCCAAGCTGGCCCAGGGCCCGTGGAACACCAATGGCCAGCTGGGCCTGGTGGTGGGCGCCACCCGCCCACATGAAATCGAGCGCGTGCGCGCCGTGGCTCCCAGCCTGCCGCTGCTGATCCCCGGCGTGGGTGCCCAGGGCGGCGACGCCGTGGCCACGGTGAAGGCGGCCCGCATCGGCGGCGGCCCCATCATCATCAACTCCTCGCGCGCCATTTTGTATGCCTCGCAAGGCGAGGACTTTGCCGCCGCCGCCCGCAAGGCGGCGCTGGACACCCGCGCCACATTGCAGGCTGCGGCGCGCAGCTAA
- a CDS encoding LysR substrate-binding domain-containing protein, producing MQLKWLEDFVALAQERSFTRAAELRHVTHPAFGRRIRALEAWAGSPLVEREGSPVRLTPAGEVFLDSAEQIVRTLAQSQEELRAAAGRQAHTITLATGRTLARTVVADWLALQPTLLQSSELVVRTTAMQQAAQMLVQGQADFALLYHHPTLAPGLDTRQFHYLHVASDKLVPVSRADATGAARYPFQSHSPVPYLAYARPLALGRLVEDHLANHRQAPRLHRLVECDSADAVHEYALKGLGVAWLPWSMVHADCKSGMLAVAGGSAMEIRFDVRIYRPKRRLNSSAEGFWQALHAV from the coding sequence ATGCAGCTCAAGTGGCTGGAAGACTTTGTGGCCCTGGCGCAGGAGCGCAGCTTCACCCGTGCCGCCGAGCTGCGCCATGTGACCCATCCGGCCTTTGGCCGGCGCATACGCGCGCTGGAGGCCTGGGCCGGTTCGCCGCTGGTGGAGCGTGAAGGCAGCCCGGTGCGGCTGACGCCGGCCGGCGAGGTGTTTCTGGATTCGGCCGAGCAAATCGTGCGCACCCTGGCCCAGTCGCAGGAAGAGCTGCGCGCTGCCGCCGGCCGCCAGGCCCACACCATCACCCTGGCCACCGGCCGCACGCTGGCGCGCACCGTGGTGGCCGACTGGCTGGCACTGCAACCCACGCTGCTGCAGTCCAGCGAGTTGGTGGTACGCACCACCGCCATGCAGCAGGCTGCGCAAATGCTGGTGCAAGGCCAGGCCGACTTTGCCCTGCTCTACCACCACCCCACGCTGGCACCGGGCCTGGATACCCGCCAGTTCCACTATCTGCATGTGGCCTCGGACAAGCTGGTGCCCGTCTCCCGCGCCGATGCCACGGGCGCGGCCCGCTACCCTTTTCAGAGCCACTCCCCGGTGCCCTATCTGGCCTATGCGCGCCCGTTGGCCCTCGGGCGGCTGGTGGAAGACCATTTGGCCAACCACCGCCAGGCCCCACGCCTGCACCGGCTGGTGGAGTGCGACAGCGCCGATGCCGTGCACGAATACGCCCTCAAAGGCCTGGGCGTGGCCTGGCTGCCCTGGTCCATGGTGCATGCCGACTGCAAGAGCGGCATGCTGGCCGTGGCTGGAGGCTCGGCCATGGAAATCCGCTTCGATGTGCGTATTTACCGCCCCAAAAGACGACTGAATTCCTCGGCCGAAGGCTTCTGGCAAGCTCTGCACGCTGTGTAA
- a CDS encoding Bug family tripartite tricarboxylate transporter substrate binding protein, producing MTRTILRRTLLACAAALVAAPALAADAAYPTKPVTIVVGYPAGGSTDLVGRLVANEIEKHLGQTVVVENLGGAGGAIGAQKVANAKPDGYTLLVGANNELAIAGLVNKAVKYKPTDFTAIGMVASQPMVLVASQKAHVKNTREFIDLVKSKPGAASYGSSGVGTALHLAGEMMKDQGKIDMQHVPYRGVPALTNDILGNNIEFGVFVLSSGLPLIKSGKVVALGTTEAKRYAQTPDIPALAEQPEFKNVNINSWFSLMGPANLPAPIVAKIKAALDKTMAAPEFRKKMEDAGAQVMDPKINPTQYINTEIGKYKKIVDVAKIEL from the coding sequence ATGACCCGCACAATCCTGCGCCGCACCCTGCTGGCCTGCGCCGCTGCTCTGGTGGCTGCCCCCGCCCTGGCCGCTGACGCTGCCTACCCCACCAAGCCCGTGACCATCGTCGTCGGCTACCCCGCAGGTGGCTCTACCGACCTGGTGGGCCGCCTGGTGGCCAACGAGATCGAAAAACACCTGGGCCAGACCGTGGTGGTGGAAAACCTGGGCGGCGCTGGTGGCGCCATCGGTGCCCAGAAGGTGGCCAATGCCAAGCCCGACGGCTACACCCTGCTGGTGGGCGCCAACAACGAGCTGGCCATTGCCGGCCTGGTGAACAAGGCCGTGAAGTACAAGCCCACGGACTTCACCGCCATTGGCATGGTGGCTTCCCAGCCCATGGTGCTGGTGGCTTCGCAAAAAGCCCATGTGAAGAACACGCGTGAGTTCATCGATCTGGTGAAGTCCAAGCCCGGCGCCGCCAGCTACGGCTCGTCCGGCGTGGGCACGGCTCTGCACCTGGCCGGCGAGATGATGAAGGACCAGGGCAAGATCGACATGCAGCATGTGCCCTACCGCGGCGTGCCGGCACTGACCAACGACATCCTGGGCAACAACATCGAGTTCGGCGTGTTCGTGCTGTCCTCGGGCCTGCCCCTGATCAAGTCCGGCAAGGTCGTGGCCCTGGGCACCACCGAAGCCAAGCGCTATGCACAGACGCCGGACATCCCGGCCCTGGCCGAGCAGCCCGAGTTCAAGAACGTGAACATCAACAGCTGGTTCTCGCTGATGGGCCCGGCCAATCTGCCCGCCCCCATCGTCGCCAAGATCAAGGCTGCGCTGGACAAGACCATGGCCGCCCCCGAGTTCCGCAAGAAGATGGAAGACGCTGGCGCCCAGGTGATGGACCCCAAGATCAACCCCACCCAGTACATCAACACCGAAATCGGCAAGTACAAAAAGATTGTGGACGTGGCCAAGATCGAACTCTGA
- a CDS encoding UPF0149 family protein has protein sequence MENHTPTPSDNETDTAQYALSNEELQELDELLDSLRERSEEVPQWEFCDGFLTAVICTRRPISVGEWLPMLLGDGEDLEVADGQPLPLLEVFASAEQQARFLELAQRRIDEIRTQLDTEVKSLADDTAFQPEVLDTRGAILMLPEAEQKEVEDEEVPSFAQVWALGFMFVVENWAEEWAAPRDKEAAQWLDAAMEFVVDLTEDDTGEPELNLYEETGPASTSQERVDAFGEAVWAVYDLRQLWRSMGSRVESVVKGEQPGRNDPCSCGSGKKFKKCCGA, from the coding sequence ATGGAAAACCACACACCAACCCCCTCGGATAACGAGACCGACACCGCCCAGTACGCCCTCAGCAATGAGGAGCTGCAAGAGCTGGACGAGCTGCTGGACAGCCTGCGCGAGCGCTCCGAAGAAGTGCCGCAGTGGGAGTTCTGCGACGGCTTCCTGACCGCCGTGATCTGCACCCGCCGTCCCATCAGCGTGGGCGAATGGCTGCCCATGCTGCTGGGTGATGGTGAAGACCTGGAAGTGGCCGACGGCCAGCCCCTGCCGCTGCTGGAGGTTTTTGCCAGCGCCGAGCAGCAAGCCCGTTTCCTGGAACTGGCGCAGCGCCGCATCGACGAGATCCGCACCCAGCTGGACACCGAGGTGAAGTCCCTGGCCGATGACACCGCTTTCCAGCCCGAAGTGCTGGATACGCGTGGCGCCATCCTGATGCTGCCCGAAGCCGAGCAAAAGGAAGTGGAAGACGAGGAAGTGCCCTCCTTCGCGCAGGTGTGGGCGCTGGGCTTTATGTTTGTGGTGGAAAACTGGGCTGAGGAATGGGCCGCTCCCCGCGACAAGGAAGCCGCCCAGTGGCTGGATGCCGCCATGGAATTCGTGGTCGACCTGACCGAAGACGACACCGGTGAGCCCGAGCTGAATCTGTATGAAGAGACCGGCCCCGCCTCCACCAGCCAGGAGCGCGTGGACGCATTCGGCGAAGCCGTCTGGGCCGTGTATGACCTGCGCCAGCTGTGGCGCAGCATGGGCTCGCGCGTGGAGTCCGTGGTCAAGGGCGAGCAGCCCGGCCGCAACGACCCTTGCAGCTGTGGCAGTGGCAAGAAGTTCAAGAAATGCTGTGGGGCTTGA
- a CDS encoding FMN-binding glutamate synthase family protein — protein MASPSSRSAGLFPVRYTTLVLCLLGGFFCLVMALTAAPLWWGLASAVLLALSALGLYDLRQTRHSILRNYPVLGHLRFMFEYIRPEMRQYFIESDNENLPFSRAQRSLVYQRSKGEPDSRPFGTQMDVSADGYEWVNHSMQPSQLGSHDFRTWIGGQPDQPLEGAAACTQPYHASVFNISAMSFGALSANAVLALNQGAKAGGFAHDTGEGSISQYHRVHGGDLIWEIGSGYFGCRNDDGTFNAEKFGANACDPQVKMIELKLSQGAKPGHGGMLLGAKVTPEIAAARGVPVGQDCISPSSHSAFTTPLEMMLFIGQLRRLSGGKPVGFKFCVGHPWEWFAMVKAMQQTDITPDFIVVDGAEGGTGAAPVEFTDHVGVPLQEGLLLVHNTLVGVNLRHRIQLGAAGKVITAFDIARMMALGADWCNCGRGFMMALGCIQAQACHTGMCPTGVTTQDPLRQKALMVPDKATRVASYHRKTLHALQELVQASGLQHPQDFTPHHIVRRTSDSQVHALSNLVMHVEPGALLGPLEQQHSVFKQYWPHTSAESFQITPPPMVPSAQRPQSVPA, from the coding sequence ATGGCATCCCCCTCTTCCCGCAGCGCAGGCCTTTTCCCGGTGCGCTACACCACGCTGGTGCTGTGCCTGCTGGGTGGCTTTTTCTGCCTGGTGATGGCGCTCACCGCCGCACCACTGTGGTGGGGCCTGGCCTCGGCCGTGCTGCTGGCGCTGTCCGCACTGGGTCTGTATGACCTGCGCCAGACACGCCACTCCATCTTGCGCAACTACCCGGTGCTGGGCCATCTGCGCTTTATGTTCGAGTACATCCGCCCCGAGATGCGCCAGTACTTCATCGAGTCGGACAACGAAAACCTGCCTTTCTCCCGTGCCCAACGCTCCCTGGTCTACCAGCGCAGCAAGGGTGAGCCCGACAGCCGCCCCTTCGGCACGCAAATGGATGTGAGTGCGGATGGCTACGAGTGGGTCAACCACTCGATGCAACCGTCCCAGCTTGGCAGCCATGACTTCCGCACCTGGATTGGCGGCCAGCCCGACCAGCCGCTGGAGGGCGCTGCCGCCTGTACCCAGCCCTATCACGCCAGCGTGTTCAACATCTCGGCCATGAGCTTTGGCGCGCTGTCTGCCAATGCCGTGCTGGCACTGAACCAGGGCGCCAAGGCCGGCGGTTTTGCACACGATACGGGCGAGGGCTCCATCAGCCAGTACCACCGCGTGCATGGCGGGGATCTGATCTGGGAAATCGGCTCGGGCTATTTCGGTTGCCGCAACGATGACGGCACATTCAACGCCGAGAAATTCGGCGCCAATGCCTGTGACCCACAGGTGAAGATGATTGAGCTCAAGCTCAGCCAGGGCGCCAAGCCCGGCCATGGTGGCATGTTGCTGGGCGCCAAGGTCACTCCTGAAATCGCAGCAGCCCGTGGCGTACCCGTGGGTCAAGACTGCATTTCGCCCTCCAGTCACAGCGCCTTCACCACGCCATTGGAGATGATGCTTTTCATCGGCCAGCTGCGGCGTTTGTCCGGCGGCAAGCCCGTGGGCTTCAAGTTCTGCGTGGGCCACCCCTGGGAATGGTTTGCCATGGTCAAGGCCATGCAGCAAACCGACATCACCCCCGACTTCATCGTGGTCGATGGTGCCGAAGGCGGCACCGGCGCCGCACCGGTGGAGTTCACCGACCATGTGGGCGTGCCGCTGCAAGAAGGTTTGCTGCTGGTGCACAACACCCTGGTGGGCGTAAACCTGCGCCACCGCATCCAGCTGGGTGCTGCGGGCAAGGTGATCACGGCCTTCGACATCGCACGCATGATGGCGCTGGGTGCCGACTGGTGCAACTGCGGCCGCGGCTTCATGATGGCCCTGGGCTGTATCCAGGCACAGGCCTGCCACACCGGCATGTGCCCCACCGGCGTGACCACCCAGGACCCGCTGCGCCAAAAAGCCCTGATGGTGCCCGACAAGGCCACGCGCGTGGCCTCCTACCACCGCAAGACGCTGCATGCCCTGCAAGAGCTGGTACAGGCCTCCGGCCTGCAGCACCCCCAGGACTTCACACCCCACCACATCGTGCGCCGCACCAGCGACAGCCAGGTTCATGCCCTGTCCAATCTGGTCATGCACGTGGAGCCCGGCGCCCTGCTGGGCCCGCTGGAGCAACAGCACAGCGTGTTCAAGCAGTATTGGCCGCACACCAGCGCCGAGAGCTTTCAGATCACACCGCCCCCTATGGTGCCTTCGGCGCAGCGTCCACAAAGCGTGCCAGCGTGA
- a CDS encoding citryl-CoA lyase — protein sequence MTTHSKTPTTSLCTHTLTSLHYGNTNLVEDLMGQKTFTEVMLMQILGRTPRPVDLRITDVVLIVLMEHGLTPSAIATRLIYMSAPENLQGAVSAGLLAVGSSFVGTMENCSRMLDRIVAAPDADAEALEIAHHYKAQKSLVPGFGHHLHKPVDPRAYKLLELARAEPDLKGDRVRALEALSRAVDAVAGKPITINATGAVAALLGELEVPTNVMRGFAVISRAAGLVSHIVEEQRDPSGRFIWDTIEHAIPFVAAKGGKSGDSSPA from the coding sequence ATGACTACCCACTCCAAGACCCCCACCACCAGCCTGTGCACCCACACGCTCACCAGCTTGCATTACGGCAACACCAATCTGGTGGAAGACCTGATGGGCCAGAAAACCTTCACCGAAGTCATGCTGATGCAGATCCTGGGCCGTACACCCCGGCCGGTGGATTTGCGCATCACCGATGTGGTGCTGATCGTGTTGATGGAGCATGGCCTGACACCCAGTGCTATCGCCACCAGGCTGATCTACATGAGCGCGCCGGAGAACCTGCAAGGTGCCGTATCCGCTGGCCTGCTGGCGGTGGGCAGCTCGTTTGTGGGCACGATGGAGAATTGCTCCCGGATGCTGGACCGCATCGTGGCCGCGCCCGATGCGGATGCCGAAGCGCTGGAGATTGCGCACCACTACAAGGCGCAAAAAAGCCTGGTGCCAGGCTTTGGCCACCACCTGCACAAGCCGGTCGATCCGCGTGCCTACAAGCTGCTGGAGCTGGCACGTGCCGAGCCCGATCTCAAGGGCGACCGCGTGCGCGCGTTGGAAGCCCTGTCCCGCGCGGTGGATGCTGTGGCCGGCAAGCCCATCACCATCAATGCCACTGGTGCGGTGGCCGCCTTATTGGGTGAGCTGGAGGTGCCGACCAATGTGATGCGCGGCTTTGCCGTGATCTCCCGTGCGGCGGGCCTGGTCTCGCACATCGTGGAGGAGCAGCGTGACCCCTCGGGGCGCTTCATCTGGGACACGATCGAGCATGCCATTCCCTTTGTAGCGGCCAAGGGCGGCAAGTCTGGCGATTCCTCGCCTGCCTGA